From one Macellibacteroides fermentans genomic stretch:
- the lacZ4 gene encoding beta-glucuronidase LacZ4 produces the protein MKNAVVLFALLLLCSSAYAGRSVLSLNDNWKFRFSHQVQFKSEHRVDLPHTWNATDALSGKQDYLRTTGNYEKSLFIRPEWKGKRIYLRFEGVNTVTNLLVNDRHVGEHRGGYGAFVFDITDFITYNQDNKLLVKVSNALTQDVMPLVGDFNIYGGIYRDVNLIVADPVSISLTDYASPGVYLQQQKVSRQQADIRAKVMLSNHSAEAVPAEVKINVWDGERLVLTESLKTNLAVGENQAVTVPFTISNPRLWNGRTDPFMYKAEVVLVAGGIEADKVVQPLGVRYYRVDSDNGFFLNDNYLKLQGVCRHQDRAERGSALMREHHDEDAAIMMEMGANAVRLAHYPQASYFYDLMDKGGIVVWAEIPFIGPGGYQDRGFINLPSFKANGIEQLRELIRQHYNHPSICFWGLFNELKTLGDSPVPYIKELNEIAHAEDPTRPTTSASFLEDGNEISKITDLIAWNKYYGWYGGSAADLAKWADQIHRNYPSYKLGISEYGAGASIYHQQDSLKPGDPSSWWHPENWQTHYHMENWKAISERPFIWGSFIWNLFDFGAAHRTEGDRPGINDKGLVTFDRKVKKDAFYFYKANWNKKDKFIYIANRRCVDREEETDILVFANIREAELLVNGQSMGKQVTDKQATICWRNVKLRKGANEVEVRSTNRKDTLSDKVTLISKHL, from the coding sequence ATGAAAAACGCCGTGGTGCTTTTTGCACTTTTATTGCTATGCAGTTCTGCCTATGCCGGACGCAGCGTATTGTCTTTAAACGACAACTGGAAGTTCCGTTTCTCTCACCAGGTTCAGTTTAAAAGTGAACATCGCGTGGACTTACCTCATACATGGAATGCCACCGATGCTTTGTCGGGGAAACAGGATTACCTGCGTACGACCGGAAACTATGAGAAAAGTCTGTTTATACGTCCCGAATGGAAGGGTAAACGAATTTACCTTCGCTTCGAAGGGGTAAATACGGTGACCAACCTATTGGTAAACGACCGGCATGTGGGTGAACACCGGGGTGGATACGGGGCTTTCGTTTTTGATATAACCGATTTCATCACATACAATCAGGACAACAAACTATTGGTTAAAGTAAGCAATGCCCTTACGCAGGATGTTATGCCTCTGGTGGGCGACTTTAATATCTACGGGGGCATCTACCGGGATGTAAACCTTATTGTAGCAGATCCGGTTTCCATCTCTCTTACCGATTATGCCTCTCCGGGAGTATACCTGCAACAGCAGAAAGTAAGCAGGCAGCAGGCGGATATCCGGGCTAAGGTGATGTTATCCAATCATAGTGCAGAGGCTGTTCCGGCAGAGGTGAAGATCAATGTGTGGGACGGAGAGCGTCTGGTGCTTACCGAGTCGCTTAAGACCAATCTGGCTGTGGGCGAAAATCAGGCGGTAACGGTTCCTTTTACGATTTCAAATCCCCGTTTGTGGAATGGCCGTACGGATCCGTTTATGTATAAGGCGGAAGTTGTGCTGGTTGCCGGGGGAATAGAAGCCGACAAGGTGGTGCAGCCTCTGGGGGTACGGTACTACCGGGTGGATTCCGACAATGGGTTCTTTCTGAATGATAATTACCTGAAGCTTCAGGGTGTGTGCAGACACCAGGATCGTGCCGAACGGGGCAGCGCGCTTATGCGTGAGCATCACGACGAGGATGCCGCCATTATGATGGAGATGGGTGCCAATGCAGTACGTTTGGCTCACTATCCGCAGGCCTCCTATTTTTATGATCTGATGGACAAAGGGGGAATTGTGGTATGGGCGGAGATTCCTTTTATCGGACCGGGCGGTTATCAGGACAGAGGTTTTATCAATCTTCCTTCGTTCAAGGCAAATGGGATAGAACAGCTTCGCGAATTGATCCGTCAGCATTACAATCATCCCTCCATCTGTTTCTGGGGTTTGTTTAACGAACTAAAAACACTGGGTGACAGTCCGGTTCCATACATAAAAGAGCTAAACGAGATTGCCCATGCCGAAGACCCTACCCGCCCCACTACATCGGCCTCTTTTCTGGAAGACGGCAACGAGATCAGTAAAATAACAGACCTGATTGCCTGGAACAAATATTACGGATGGTATGGAGGATCGGCAGCCGACTTAGCCAAGTGGGCCGATCAGATTCACCGGAACTATCCTTCATACAAATTAGGCATAAGCGAATACGGGGCAGGCGCCAGCATCTATCACCAGCAGGATTCTTTAAAACCGGGTGATCCGTCCAGCTGGTGGCATCCCGAAAACTGGCAAACCCACTACCATATGGAGAACTGGAAAGCTATATCCGAACGTCCGTTTATATGGGGATCGTTTATATGGAATCTATTCGACTTCGGAGCAGCGCACCGTACCGAAGGAGACCGCCCGGGGATAAATGACAAGGGGTTGGTTACATTCGACCGTAAAGTAAAGAAAGATGCTTTCTATTTCTACAAAGCCAACTGGAATAAAAAAGACAAATTCATCTACATAGCAAACCGCCGGTGCGTTGACCGTGAAGAAGAGACCGACATCCTTGTCTTCGCCAACATCCGCGAGGCCGAACTGCTGGTAAACGGACAAAGCATGGGTAAACAGGTAACGGATAAGCAGGCCACTATCTGCTGGAGAAACGTTAAATTACGTAAAGGAGCTAATGAGGTTGAAGTACGAAGCACCAACAGAAAGGATACATTATCCGACAAAGTCACCTTGATAAGCAAACACTTATAA
- a CDS encoding SusC/RagA family TonB-linked outer membrane protein has protein sequence MMNNLNYFNLKKTVFVSAIALFTPVGIAQAGATESGLVPSKESVYSSSPQQAKSTITGTVTDPSGLAIIGANVVEKGTSNGTITDLDGNFSLSVSSNSVLVITYIGYTEQQIPVGNQKNFTIKLKEDSKNLEEVVVVAYGSQKKVNLTGSVAAVNMDDLTDGRPITNISNGLAGMAAGVQVTSSSNRPGNDNSSILVRGQGTLNNSAPLVIIDGTEGNINSVNPQDIESLSVLKDAASAAIYGSRAANGVILITTKQGKKGALKMEYNGYVSFESIGKTLKSVSNYANYMELVNEGYKNSNQPIPFKQESIDLWRSNEGGDQLLYPNTDWIDATFSTSVSTNHTISMSGGSEKIRFYTAFGYMDDPGVMDNSGYEKFNLRANVEADVKSWLKLGTNLSGYVARTEPGTDKISDVFTYGSATTPGMVFRAPDGRYGAMNNLEDDAQSANNNPLYRLNSITGNYQKRNTKARMFGTLTPLKGFSLTGSYSYEMVDEQQESKPVFIDLWNFQNNTITKAGTGRTSVTNKNIKQERNFMDVVARYENRFMDKLDLNVMAGASQEQYGWQWFNATKLDLVDPGLGVINGAVGDASAGGTRVEWAMRSYFGRINLGWADKYLLELNMRADGSSRFLPDQRWGYFPSVSAAWRIDQEGFMKELTSTWLDNLKLRVSYGSLGNNAVGGSDQNAGNYSALSTYSVTNYILNNALAMGVSQTAIANAALTWESTKIMDIGVDFGFLNGRMSGTLDYFHKKTDGILIDLPAPAVHGNASIPKQNSAIVVNKGLELTLGWRDKIGDFSYGINGNVTWLKNEVTKFKGDDYSLSGSSMIKEGLPINTQYVLTVDRIVQTDEDAAYVQKIVDNAPLDELTGKQKNPFAAYGKPEKGDVLYKDLNNDGLINDDDRTTIGNGPNPDFTYGLNLTAAYKGIDFSVLFQGVSGIQMLYRDTYYTPTVRLGYQINQDIVDGRWTEGRTDATFPRLLHYSNSRNTQNSDLWIQDKSYLKIKNIQLGYTLPKSWLSRLDIERVRIYGSLENFFTFTDYKGMDPEVSNTNYPTMKQAVIGLNLSF, from the coding sequence ATGATGAACAATTTAAATTATTTTAATCTCAAAAAAACGGTGTTTGTAAGTGCCATCGCACTTTTCACTCCCGTTGGAATCGCTCAGGCCGGAGCAACAGAATCGGGTCTGGTTCCTTCCAAAGAAAGTGTATACAGTTCTTCTCCTCAACAGGCAAAATCTACCATTACAGGTACGGTAACCGACCCGTCTGGTTTAGCCATTATTGGAGCCAACGTAGTAGAAAAAGGCACAAGCAATGGTACCATCACTGATCTGGACGGAAACTTCTCACTCAGCGTTTCATCAAATTCAGTACTGGTAATCACTTACATCGGATACACAGAACAACAGATACCGGTTGGTAATCAGAAAAATTTCACCATTAAGCTGAAGGAGGACTCCAAAAATCTGGAAGAGGTGGTTGTGGTTGCCTACGGATCGCAAAAGAAGGTAAATCTTACCGGATCGGTAGCGGCTGTAAATATGGACGATCTGACCGACGGACGTCCTATCACTAACATCTCCAACGGTCTTGCCGGTATGGCGGCAGGGGTACAGGTTACCTCGTCCAGCAACCGTCCCGGAAACGACAATTCATCCATCCTGGTTCGTGGTCAGGGTACGCTTAACAACTCCGCTCCATTGGTTATTATCGATGGTACCGAAGGTAATATAAACAGCGTAAACCCTCAGGATATTGAGAGCCTCTCTGTATTAAAGGACGCGGCTTCGGCAGCAATCTACGGTTCGCGTGCCGCCAACGGGGTAATCCTTATCACCACCAAGCAAGGTAAGAAAGGGGCCCTGAAGATGGAATACAACGGCTATGTTTCGTTCGAATCCATCGGCAAGACACTCAAATCGGTAAGCAATTACGCCAACTACATGGAGCTGGTAAACGAAGGATATAAAAATTCGAATCAGCCCATTCCTTTCAAGCAGGAAAGCATTGATTTGTGGAGAAGCAACGAAGGAGGCGATCAGCTGCTTTACCCCAATACGGATTGGATTGATGCTACATTCAGCACCTCTGTCTCCACCAATCATACTATTTCTATGAGCGGAGGTTCAGAAAAGATACGTTTTTATACCGCTTTCGGATATATGGATGATCCGGGTGTAATGGATAATTCGGGATACGAGAAGTTCAACCTTCGTGCCAATGTGGAAGCCGACGTAAAATCGTGGTTGAAACTGGGTACTAATTTAAGCGGATATGTTGCCAGAACCGAACCGGGAACAGATAAAATCTCGGATGTGTTCACCTACGGTAGTGCCACCACTCCTGGGATGGTATTCAGGGCTCCCGACGGACGTTACGGTGCCATGAACAACCTGGAAGACGATGCTCAGTCGGCCAACAACAACCCGTTGTACCGTTTGAACTCCATCACAGGAAATTACCAGAAAAGAAATACAAAAGCCCGTATGTTCGGTACGCTGACTCCCCTAAAAGGGTTTTCGCTGACGGGTTCTTATTCCTACGAGATGGTGGACGAGCAACAGGAGAGCAAACCGGTGTTCATCGATTTGTGGAACTTCCAGAACAATACCATCACCAAAGCCGGTACTGGCCGTACTTCGGTAACCAACAAGAACATCAAACAGGAAAGAAACTTTATGGATGTGGTTGCCCGCTACGAAAACAGATTTATGGATAAGCTGGATCTGAATGTAATGGCCGGAGCCAGTCAGGAGCAATACGGATGGCAGTGGTTCAATGCAACCAAACTGGACCTTGTGGATCCGGGATTGGGCGTAATCAATGGTGCTGTGGGTGACGCTTCGGCGGGAGGTACCCGTGTGGAATGGGCCATGCGTTCATATTTTGGCCGTATCAACCTGGGTTGGGCGGATAAGTATCTTCTCGAACTTAATATGCGTGCCGACGGTTCTTCCAGATTCCTGCCGGATCAGCGCTGGGGTTATTTCCCATCGGTTTCTGCAGCATGGCGTATCGACCAGGAAGGTTTTATGAAAGAGCTTACCTCCACCTGGCTGGATAACCTCAAACTGCGCGTGTCTTACGGTTCACTGGGTAACAATGCCGTAGGTGGAAGCGACCAGAATGCAGGTAACTACAGTGCTTTGTCTACTTACTCGGTTACAAACTACATTCTGAATAATGCACTTGCCATGGGTGTATCGCAGACGGCTATCGCCAATGCAGCTCTTACGTGGGAGTCTACCAAGATTATGGATATCGGTGTTGACTTTGGGTTCCTGAATGGCCGGATGAGCGGTACACTGGATTATTTCCACAAAAAGACCGACGGTATCCTTATCGACCTTCCTGCTCCTGCAGTACATGGTAATGCCTCTATCCCCAAACAGAACAGCGCGATCGTAGTTAACAAAGGTCTTGAATTAACATTGGGCTGGAGAGACAAGATAGGTGATTTCTCTTACGGTATAAACGGGAATGTTACTTGGTTGAAGAACGAAGTAACCAAGTTTAAGGGCGACGATTACTCATTGTCAGGATCCAGCATGATCAAGGAGGGTTTACCCATCAATACGCAGTATGTGCTGACAGTTGACCGCATTGTGCAGACCGACGAGGATGCTGCCTATGTACAAAAGATTGTGGATAATGCTCCGCTGGATGAACTTACAGGCAAACAGAAGAATCCGTTCGCTGCCTACGGAAAACCGGAAAAGGGAGATGTACTGTATAAAGACCTCAACAACGACGGTTTGATTAATGACGACGACCGCACCACCATCGGTAACGGTCCGAATCCCGACTTTACCTACGGTTTGAATCTTACTGCAGCTTACAAGGGAATAGACTTCTCTGTACTGTTCCAGGGAGTAAGCGGCATCCAAATGCTATACCGCGATACCTATTACACGCCAACCGTACGTTTGGGCTATCAGATAAATCAGGATATTGTGGACGGAAGATGGACCGAAGGCCGTACAGACGCAACCTTCCCCCGTTTGTTGCATTACTCCAATTCTCGTAACACTCAAAACAGCGACTTGTGGATACAGGACAAATCATACCTCAAGATCAAAAACATCCAGTTGGGTTACACCCTTCCTAAAAGCTGGTTAAGCAGACTTGATATCGAGCGGGTACGTATCTACGGTAGTTTGGAGAACTTCTTCACCTTTACAGATTACAAAGGAATGGACCCGGAAGTTTCAAACACAAACTATCCAACTATGAAGCAGGCTGTTATTGGATTAAATTTATCATTTTAA
- a CDS encoding RagB/SusD family nutrient uptake outer membrane protein: protein MKRYKEILVSMASLLLLGGCYDLDRYPYDQVSSGTFWKTESQAKQGMMGVYNVMKSENAFGTVYGLDCLSDLGVGYDDPGYVNVYLGTYTARTGQIVNRWQTLYDGVVRANTVIQNIASVETTDDIKNQYIAEAKFMRALYYSTLMNFFGGVPLYDETLIVDKDFNNMMEPRATLEATRNFILADLDAAIASLPVKWDNSNYGRATKGAAYALKGKVLLFDKQYAASAANFEEIVNDPTGKGYGYALYASYEDLFKPTGDQSSEMIFAIQNSGGVGLDYGMPMTFYMGSRSSFGSCWNNVMASTDLADMYEYKDGRPFNWNEIVPGFNESATVKDKTFRATLSADKKTVVAYPQSKELLLEMYKQRDPRMNISLILPYTNYKGWVSNARKDCEFVVAVGTNESNGFIRNNKQWDSYLWRKFVAEYNMDGGINNRAHTPINFPLIRYADVLLMLAECYNETGKQAEAVALINQVRQRPSVNLAALNSGPSWLEARTKEQVFQRIKQERAVELAGEGHRFDDLRRWGLLMTLSNKEEYGFTGKRYFTRVVTERDYLWPIPATEIEKNEALTQNPGWD, encoded by the coding sequence ATGAAAAGATATAAAGAAATATTGGTGTCGATGGCATCGCTACTATTACTTGGCGGATGTTATGATTTGGATAGATATCCATACGACCAGGTGAGTTCGGGTACTTTCTGGAAAACCGAGAGTCAGGCTAAACAAGGTATGATGGGTGTATACAATGTGATGAAAAGTGAGAATGCCTTCGGTACGGTATATGGCCTCGACTGCCTTTCAGATTTAGGAGTTGGGTACGACGATCCGGGGTATGTAAACGTGTACCTTGGAACCTACACCGCCAGAACGGGACAGATCGTGAACCGCTGGCAGACCCTGTACGACGGCGTGGTAAGAGCCAATACCGTGATTCAGAACATCGCCAGTGTAGAAACAACAGACGATATCAAGAATCAATACATTGCTGAAGCTAAATTCATGCGTGCGTTGTACTACTCTACCTTGATGAACTTCTTCGGCGGTGTGCCATTGTACGACGAAACACTTATTGTAGATAAGGACTTCAACAACATGATGGAGCCACGTGCCACACTGGAAGCTACCCGCAATTTTATTCTGGCAGACCTGGATGCAGCCATTGCTTCGTTGCCGGTTAAATGGGATAATTCCAATTACGGCAGAGCCACCAAAGGGGCTGCCTATGCATTGAAAGGAAAGGTTTTACTGTTCGACAAGCAATATGCTGCGTCTGCTGCAAACTTCGAAGAGATTGTAAACGACCCTACGGGCAAAGGATACGGCTATGCCTTGTATGCAAGCTATGAAGATCTGTTTAAACCAACGGGCGACCAGAGCAGCGAGATGATCTTTGCCATCCAGAATTCGGGTGGAGTTGGTCTGGATTACGGTATGCCTATGACTTTCTATATGGGTTCACGCTCCTCTTTTGGCAGTTGCTGGAATAACGTGATGGCTTCTACCGACCTGGCGGATATGTACGAATACAAAGACGGACGCCCTTTCAACTGGAACGAGATTGTTCCCGGATTCAACGAAAGCGCTACCGTAAAGGATAAAACATTCCGTGCAACTTTGTCGGCCGACAAGAAAACGGTGGTTGCCTATCCCCAGAGCAAGGAGTTGTTGCTTGAAATGTACAAACAACGCGACCCACGTATGAACATCAGTCTTATCCTGCCGTATACCAACTACAAAGGCTGGGTGTCTAACGCCCGTAAGGACTGCGAATTTGTGGTTGCTGTAGGTACAAACGAATCCAATGGATTTATCCGCAACAACAAACAATGGGATTCGTATCTGTGGCGTAAGTTCGTTGCAGAGTACAATATGGACGGCGGTATAAACAACCGTGCCCACACGCCCATCAACTTCCCGCTTATCCGTTATGCAGACGTGTTGCTGATGTTGGCCGAATGTTATAACGAAACAGGCAAACAAGCCGAAGCCGTAGCTCTGATCAACCAGGTTCGTCAGCGTCCTTCCGTTAACCTGGCAGCCCTCAACAGCGGTCCGTCCTGGTTGGAAGCCAGAACCAAAGAGCAGGTATTCCAACGCATCAAACAAGAACGTGCCGTTGAACTTGCCGGAGAAGGACACCGTTTCGACGATCTGCGCCGCTGGGGATTATTGATGACGCTTTCAAACAAAGAAGAGTACGGATTTACAGGTAAACGATATTTCACAAGAGTAGTTACCGAACGTGATTATCTATGGCCTATACCGGCAACTGAAATTGAAAAGAATGAAGCACTCACACAAAATCCGGGTTGGGATTGA
- a CDS encoding heparinase II/III domain-containing protein, producing MNTLLKIFTCCLLAIVCLPGFAYTERNLLQKEGDLDKVKASLVMDQKWVPYPAYADRAGWDKLLGSNKDAIIARGEKLLDYQWQVVKATDYLEYERSGNRKIMEDPFGKNNGAIADLMMAELAEGKGRFIDQLINGVFQSCEMTSWVLSAHLGSQGAQLSHRSLPDYKEHIIDLTAGDMGSLLSWTYYFFNKEFDKVDPVISQRLRKELQERILDTYMNVDRFWWMAFNLQPGGMVNNWNPWCNFNALQCFMLLENDKDVLAKAVWRSMTSVDKFINYTHEDGACEEGPSYWGHAAGKMYDYLQMLYDGTGGKISIFDQPMIKNMGEYIVRSYVGNGWVVNFADASAKGGGDAQIIYRYGKAVNSPLMKQYAAFLQKQGSSSLSSGRDIFRTLQSVLYANEMAQEKASYQVPAYTWYPETEFCYMSNKKGLFFASKGGYNNESHNHNDAGTFSLYQNTTPVFIDAGVGTYTRQTFSSERYSIWTMQSNYHNLPMINGVPQSFGAQYKATRVQFNPRKNTFSADIASAYPSQSEVKSWVRSYTLSDAGLRIEDAFTLNKIVAPNQVNFLTWGNVDLSAPGEVLINVNGEKMKLVYDKQAFSAAKEVIELTDPRLSNVWGKEIYRISLNAKNSSLKGKYVFTIQPVK from the coding sequence ATGAATACATTACTTAAAATCTTCACATGCTGCCTCCTCGCCATCGTATGCCTTCCGGGGTTTGCCTATACGGAGCGTAACTTATTACAGAAAGAGGGCGATCTGGACAAAGTAAAGGCCTCGCTGGTCATGGATCAGAAATGGGTTCCCTACCCTGCCTATGCCGACAGAGCCGGATGGGATAAGTTGCTGGGATCCAACAAAGATGCTATAATCGCCCGGGGAGAGAAACTGCTCGACTATCAATGGCAGGTGGTTAAGGCAACCGATTACCTCGAGTACGAAAGGAGCGGCAACCGAAAGATCATGGAAGATCCATTTGGAAAAAATAACGGAGCCATCGCCGATTTAATGATGGCCGAGCTGGCAGAAGGAAAAGGACGCTTTATCGATCAGCTGATAAACGGTGTTTTCCAATCCTGCGAAATGACATCCTGGGTACTGTCGGCCCACCTCGGATCGCAGGGAGCACAGTTGTCTCATCGTTCGCTGCCCGACTACAAAGAACATATAATCGACCTTACTGCAGGCGATATGGGCTCTTTGCTGTCGTGGACCTATTACTTCTTTAACAAGGAATTCGACAAGGTGGATCCGGTTATCTCCCAGCGTCTGCGCAAGGAGCTGCAGGAGCGCATCCTGGATACCTATATGAATGTGGACCGTTTCTGGTGGATGGCGTTCAACCTGCAGCCGGGCGGTATGGTAAACAACTGGAATCCCTGGTGTAACTTCAATGCGCTGCAATGCTTCATGCTGCTGGAAAACGACAAGGACGTATTGGCCAAAGCGGTGTGGCGCAGTATGACGTCGGTAGATAAGTTTATCAATTACACCCACGAAGACGGAGCCTGCGAAGAGGGTCCCTCCTACTGGGGGCACGCAGCCGGTAAGATGTACGACTACCTGCAGATGCTGTACGACGGCACCGGAGGTAAAATATCTATTTTCGACCAACCCATGATAAAGAATATGGGCGAGTACATTGTACGCTCGTACGTCGGCAACGGATGGGTGGTTAACTTTGCAGACGCTTCGGCCAAAGGCGGAGGCGATGCACAAATAATCTACCGCTACGGAAAAGCGGTGAACAGCCCGCTGATGAAGCAATACGCCGCCTTCCTTCAAAAACAGGGAAGCAGCAGCTTATCTTCCGGTCGGGATATCTTCCGCACCTTGCAAAGTGTTCTGTATGCAAACGAAATGGCGCAGGAAAAGGCCAGTTATCAGGTTCCTGCCTACACCTGGTATCCCGAAACCGAATTCTGCTACATGAGCAATAAGAAAGGGCTCTTCTTTGCATCCAAGGGAGGATACAACAACGAAAGTCATAATCACAACGATGCGGGCACATTCTCGTTGTACCAGAACACCACTCCTGTCTTTATCGATGCAGGTGTGGGCACCTACACCCGTCAGACCTTCAGCAGCGAGCGGTACTCCATCTGGACCATGCAAAGCAACTACCATAACCTGCCGATGATCAACGGAGTGCCTCAATCCTTCGGCGCACAGTACAAAGCAACCCGGGTGCAATTCAACCCCCGTAAGAACACCTTCTCGGCAGATATCGCTTCGGCCTACCCGTCGCAAAGCGAGGTAAAATCGTGGGTAAGATCTTACACCCTGTCGGATGCCGGCTTACGAATCGAAGATGCCTTTACATTAAACAAGATAGTCGCCCCTAATCAGGTCAACTTCTTAACCTGGGGAAATGTCGACCTGTCGGCTCCGGGCGAGGTACTTATCAACGTGAATGGCGAAAAGATGAAACTGGTATACGACAAACAGGCATTCTCTGCTGCGAAAGAGGTTATCGAACTTACGGATCCCAGATTATCTAATGTATGGGGAAAGGAAATCTACCGTATCTCGCTGAATGCCAAAAACAGCTCCCTGAAAGGAAAGTATGTCTTTACCATTCAACCCGTAAAATAA
- a CDS encoding glycoside hydrolase family 88 protein — MALLSACVGTKPAKTNFLDENIAFVHAQIGNEIKTIEASGKILNPVTIKPDSSVFYCNFSDWRSGFFPGSVWYLYELTGDTALLPLAKKYTMAIEEAKNLTWHHDVGFIVECSFGNGLRLTGDSVYKEVVIQAARSLSTRFREVPGIIQSWNVERGWQSERGWQCPVIVDNLMNLELLFNATRLTGDSTFYKIAVSHADRTMAEQFRPDGSCYHVIDYDMKTGAVRNRHTAQGYSHESAWSRGQAWAIYGYTVCYRETGDRKYIDQAIKTFNFMKNHKSMPKDLIPYWDMDAPGIPNEPRDASSASCIASALYEISTMDVDNAASYKSYADSIMTSLASPAYRAVLGENKNFVLMHSVGSIPHNSEIDVPLNYADYYFIEALKRKKDLSNQ, encoded by the coding sequence ATGGCTTTGCTCTCTGCCTGCGTAGGAACAAAGCCTGCTAAAACTAATTTCCTGGACGAAAACATTGCTTTTGTCCACGCCCAGATAGGTAACGAAATCAAAACCATCGAAGCAAGCGGAAAGATTCTGAATCCGGTGACCATCAAACCGGACAGCTCGGTATTTTATTGTAACTTTTCCGACTGGAGAAGCGGTTTCTTCCCCGGTTCGGTATGGTACCTGTACGAGCTGACAGGAGATACCGCCCTGCTGCCATTGGCAAAGAAATATACGATGGCCATCGAGGAGGCCAAGAACCTTACCTGGCATCACGATGTGGGATTTATCGTTGAATGCAGCTTTGGAAACGGACTCCGCCTCACGGGCGATTCTGTATACAAAGAGGTGGTTATCCAGGCAGCCCGTTCGCTGTCTACCCGCTTCCGCGAAGTACCGGGTATCATCCAGTCGTGGAATGTGGAACGCGGTTGGCAATCGGAACGCGGTTGGCAGTGCCCGGTTATTGTGGACAACCTGATGAATCTGGAGCTGTTGTTTAATGCCACCCGGCTTACCGGCGACTCCACCTTTTACAAGATTGCCGTTTCACATGCCGACCGTACCATGGCTGAGCAATTCAGACCGGACGGAAGTTGCTACCATGTGATTGATTATGACATGAAGACCGGAGCAGTAAGAAACCGTCACACCGCACAGGGATATTCGCACGAATCGGCCTGGAGCCGGGGACAAGCCTGGGCAATCTACGGATATACGGTATGCTATCGCGAGACTGGCGACCGTAAATACATAGACCAGGCCATCAAGACCTTCAACTTCATGAAGAATCACAAAAGCATGCCCAAAGATCTTATTCCCTACTGGGACATGGATGCACCGGGCATTCCCAACGAACCGAGAGACGCCTCTTCGGCTTCGTGCATCGCCTCGGCCTTGTACGAAATCAGTACGATGGATGTAGATAACGCCGCTTCCTACAAGAGCTATGCCGATAGTATTATGACCTCTCTGGCTTCGCCTGCCTACCGGGCGGTATTGGGCGAAAACAAAAACTTTGTGCTGATGCACTCCGTTGGAAGTATCCCCCACAACTCGGAGATAGACGTTCCATTAAATTACGCCGATTACTATTTTATTGAAGCCCTTAAACGCAAAAAGGACTTATCAAACCAATAA